In Actinoplanes octamycinicus, the genomic window GCCCTGCAACAACCAGGGCTTCACCCGGGGGATCGCGGTCGGGCGTACCGACGGGACCGGCTGGCACCAGCTGACCCTGCCGATCGACGGCACCATCCCGAACCGGTACATCTCCGGGCTCGACGTCGACCCGGCCGATCCGCGGCACGTGGTGGTGGCGATCAACGGCTTCTCCCGCCGCTGGACCGAGGGCCCCGGCGCCGGCGTCGGGCACGTCTTCGAGTCGAGGGACGCGGGCGAGCACTGGACCGACATCTCGGCGAACCTGCCGGACATCCCGGCCGACTCGGTGCAGCTGATCAAGGGCGGCGGTTTGGTGGCGGCCACCGACAACGCGGTCTTCTACCGTCCGCCGCGCGGCCGGAACTGGGCGGTGCTCGGCAGGAATCTGCCGACCACGACCACGCTGCAGGTCCGCTTGGACCCGACCGGGCGCCGACTGTACGCGGCAACGCACGGCCGTGGCATCTGGTCCTTCGACCTGAACCAGCTGTCCCACGGTCATTGATCTCCATGGTGGCGCGGACGAGACCGGTCTCCGGTTTCGCCCGCGCCGCTGCCGGCCGGACGTCGGCGCGGTCAGAGGTTCACCGGCCGGAAGTTCCACTGTTGCTGCTGGGAGCCGTTGCAGTCCCACAGTTGGACCTTCGTGCCGTTGGACCAGATGGCGTTGAAGTCCGCGTCCAGGCACTTGTTGTTGAAGCCGACGTGCAGGGCGCCGTTCACCGAGATCCACTGCTGTTGCTGGGAGCCGTTGCAGTCCCACAACTGGACCTTCGTACCGTTGTTCCAGATGTTGTTGAAATCGGCGTCCAGACACTTGCCGTTGTAGCCGACGTGGATGGTGTTGCCCTCCCGCCACCACAGTTGCTGCGGTGAGCCGTTGCAGTCCCACAATTGCACCTTGGTGCCGTTGGTCCAGATCGTGTTGACGTCAGCGTCCAGACACTTGTTGTTGAAGCCGACGTGCACCCGCTGGAACGGTGGTGTGGCACTCGCCGATTCCATCGGTAATAGTGGTACGCCCAGGGCGAGCAGCAGCGCCAGGACGCGGGCACAGAATTTTCCGGACATGGTCGATCTCCCGTTCTCGTGACATATTTCGCCAAGAACGCTAGGGACTCGACCGTGCCGCGGTGGTGGAACGTGAACGGCCGCGCCGAACGGCTCGACGTTCCTGGCCGTTCGGCCGCGATCAGGCCGTTCGGCTCTCCCCGACCGGCCGTTGAGGATCGTCGTTGTGCACGATGATGTCGGCGTGGTCGGCCGGGCGGGCGGTGGCGAAATAGAGCTGCTGGGAGGGGAGGTAACGCTCCCGCCAGCGTCGCTCGACGTCGGCCCGCAAGGTCCCGCTCTCCCGGATCACCGCACGGTCGATGGTCTTCTCGAGTGTGGTCGACACGAAGACGCGCAGATCCCATCGGTCGAGCAGCTCCGGGCGCATCAGGAAGACGCCGTCGAAGAGCAGCACGGCGTCCTCCGGGGCGGTCGTGACCGGCGGGGACAGCACGGTGTCGGTGGCGTGGTCATAGACCCCCTGCTGGATGCGCCGGTCGCCGCCCGGGCCGAGCGGATCCAGCAGGACCCGGTTGAGCGTATGGAAGTCGTGGGTGTCGAAGTAGCAGCCCTCGGCCGAGAACTCGCCGCGGGCGTAGCGCCGGGCCCGCGGGTACAGGAAGTCGTCGATCGTGGCGCGCAGGACGTGGTGGCCCCGGGCGCGCAGCAGGACGGCCAGCTCGTCGGCGAGCGTGGTCTTGCCGGCGGCCGGCGGCCCGTCGACGGCGACCCGGACCGGGTGCGCGACGGTCACCGACCCGACCGCCGCAGCCAGGCGGTCCAGCAGCTTCGCGCGGGAACCGGGCTCCATGTCGCTCAGTAATAACTGCGCATGATCTCCGTCGACCACTCGGGCTGACGGACGTCACCGCGCGGCCCGAACTCGGCCAGGTACGGCTTGATGTCCAGCACCGGCGTGCCGGCGACCGCGTCCAGCCCGCTGACGTGCAGGTCGAGCCCGTCCACCCGGTGCAGACGGCAGCGGGAGACGCCGATCCGGTTCGGCCGGTTCTTGCCGCGCTGCGCGAAGATGCCGACCAGCGGCCAATCGGTGTTGCCCCGCGGGTGGCGGGCGCCGGTCTCCACCTTCTCCACCGGCACCCGGTCGAAGTGGAACACCACCTCGAGGTGGGAGAACTGGTCCAGGCCATAGAGGGCGTCCTCGCCGAACTGCGCGGCGTCCAGCCGGATCACGGCACTGACGCCGTCCCACGCGTCGTCGACGACGTCGTCCCGGCCGCCGACCACGTGCGCCACCGGCCGTACCGTCACCAGGTTCTGGTCGATCTGCATGTGCCGATCTTGTCATGGGCGCGCGAGGGCGAGTCGCCGCCGTGAGGTGATGGAGAAGAACTGGGCTTGACGCAGCTAGTCATTTCAGTCAAGACTGAAACGACTAGCCCGAATCTTCCTGGAAGGTGGCGGTGATGATTCCGTGTCCTCAGCAGGTGATGTTCAACAGTCTCGGCACCTCGTGCGCTGGTGACCTGTACGTGCCGGAGGTGGACGCCCCGGTTCCCGGCTTGGTGCTGGGCC contains:
- a CDS encoding uridylate kinase produces the protein MEPGSRAKLLDRLAAAVGSVTVAHPVRVAVDGPPAAGKTTLADELAVLLRARGHHVLRATIDDFLYPRARRYARGEFSAEGCYFDTHDFHTLNRVLLDPLGPGGDRRIQQGVYDHATDTVLSPPVTTAPEDAVLLFDGVFLMRPELLDRWDLRVFVSTTLEKTIDRAVIRESGTLRADVERRWRERYLPSQQLYFATARPADHADIIVHNDDPQRPVGESRTA
- a CDS encoding SAM-dependent methyltransferase, with the translated sequence MQIDQNLVTVRPVAHVVGGRDDVVDDAWDGVSAVIRLDAAQFGEDALYGLDQFSHLEVVFHFDRVPVEKVETGARHPRGNTDWPLVGIFAQRGKNRPNRIGVSRCRLHRVDGLDLHVSGLDAVAGTPVLDIKPYLAEFGPRGDVRQPEWSTEIMRSYY
- a CDS encoding RICIN domain-containing protein — encoded protein: MSGKFCARVLALLLALGVPLLPMESASATPPFQRVHVGFNNKCLDADVNTIWTNGTKVQLWDCNGSPQQLWWREGNTIHVGYNGKCLDADFNNIWNNGTKVQLWDCNGSQQQQWISVNGALHVGFNNKCLDADFNAIWSNGTKVQLWDCNGSQQQQWNFRPVNL